From the Candidatus Sysuiplasma jiujiangense genome, one window contains:
- a CDS encoding MoaD family protein, whose amino-acid sequence MVTVHFSSALQSITKGNREIEIEFEGSIDALFSRLASIFGEEFRRRTYEDGDRIRRYINVYVDGKDIRFLNGQKTELSKSSVVDIVPAVSGG is encoded by the coding sequence ATGGTTACTGTGCACTTCTCATCTGCACTGCAGTCAATAACAAAGGGAAACAGGGAAATTGAAATTGAGTTTGAGGGCAGCATAGATGCCCTTTTTTCCAGACTTGCTTCTATTTTTGGAGAAGAATTCAGACGAAGGACATACGAGGACGGGGACCGGATACGCAGGTATATCAATGTATACGTGGACGGGAAGGATATAAGATTTCTCAACGGACAGAAAACAGAACTCAGTAAAAGTTCAGTTGTCGACATAGTTCCGGCGGTGTCCGGCGGCTGA